The DNA sequence CGACGATCCGCCGCCCGGCTCCCTGCACACGGCCGCTCCGGACGAGGTTCGGATGGTCATGTACACCTCCGGAACCACCGGACGGCCCAAAGGCGTTCTGCACACGCACAATTCAATCCACGCGCTGATCTGCCAGATCCGCGATCACTGGCGGGTGGAGCCGGGTGACACCTTCTGCGTGCCCTCCCCCATCGCCCACATCGGCGGGTCCATCTACGCGTTCGAGTGCCCGCTGCTGCTGGGAACGACCGCGGTGCTGATGGAACGCTGGGACGCCGACGCGGCCGTCGCGCTGATGACCGCGCAGCGATGTACGCACATGGCGGGCGCCACCCCGTTCCTCGAACAACTCCTGGCCGCGGCGGAGCGTGCGGACACCCGGCTGCCGGACCTGAAGGTGTTCATCTGCGGCGGGGCGTCGGTTCCCCCGTCGCTGATCCGGCGGGCCACCGCGTTTTTCACGCGCGCGGCGGTGAGCCGGGTGTACGGGTCGACCGAAGTCCCGGTCACCACCGTCGGCGCACTCGACGACCCGGAACACGCCGCGGAGACCGACGGCAGGCCGGGGATCGCCGAGGTCCGCCTGGTCGACGGCGAGCTCCGGGCGCGCGGTCCGCAGATGCTCGTCGGCTACCTGCACCCGGAGGACGACCTCGACTCGTTCGACGAGGACGGGTTCTTCCGCACCGGTGACCTGGGCCGGTGGGACGGTCGCCACCTCGTCGTCACCGGACGCGCGAAGGACATCATCATCCGCAACGGCGAGAACATCTCCCCCAAGGAGATCGAGGACCTGCTCGCCGGTGAGGTCGGGATCGCGGAGATCGCCGTGGTCGGGGTCCCCGACGAGCGCACGGGCGAACGGGCCTGTGCGGTGATCGTGCCGACCGAACGCCCCGGCCCGGACGTGGCGGACCTGAGCCGGGTACTGCGCGCCCACGGGGTGGCTCCGTTCAAGATTCCCGAACAGGTGGCGATCTGGGACTCGTTGCCGCGCAACGACGCCGGAAAAGTTCTCAAGCACCGGATCCGGTCGGTGCTGACGACTCAGAAGGGGCAGTGAGATGCGGGTCGCGATCGTGACGGGGGCCAGCAGCGGCATCGGCTTCGGGTGCGCCACCATGCTCGCCGAGGCCGGGATGGCGGTGCTGGGCACCGGCCGCGACGAGGAACGGCTCGCCGAACTGCGCGTTGCCGTCGGAGATCCCGACCGGATCGAGACGCTGGCCGTCGACCTGACCGCCGACGACGGCCCGCAGCGCGTCGTGGCCGCCGCCGTGGAGCGCTGGGGGCACGTCGACGTCCTGGTCAACAACGCCGGGGTGGGCAGCCCGAAACCGCTGCACGAGACCGACGACGAAACCCTCGACTACTTCCTCGGTCTGATGCTGCGGGCACCGTTCCGGCTGGCCCGCGACGTCATCCCGCACATGGGCTCCGGGTCGGCGATCATCAACGTCACGTCGACGTTCGCGGTCGTCGGCGGGTTGCGCGGCGGTGCGTACTCCGCGGCCAAGGGCGGGCTGACGGCGCTGACCACTCACATCGCCTGCCAGTACGGCCCGCAGGGGATCCGGTGCAACGCCGTCGCCCCCGGGGTCACGCTGACACCGATGGTGGCCCACCGCCTCGACGACGAGCGGTTCCGCAAGATCAACACCGAGATGACGCCGTATCCGCGCCTCGGCAAGGTCGAGGACATCGCCGCCACAGTGGCGTTCCTGTGCTCCGAGGCCGGCAGCTTCATCAACGGGCAGACCATCGTCGTCGACGGCGGCTGGAGTTCGACCAAGTACCTGTCGGA is a window from the Mycolicibacterium litorale genome containing:
- a CDS encoding AMP-binding protein, with amino-acid sequence MPLRSDDSRVADAYARGLWVDRTLADTLRDAARDTPDRVVVLDGAHRLTCAGLLEDATALALSLTARMAPGSVVSFMLPNWHEAAVVYLGATLAGMVVNPILPSLRDHELRFLLDDADSRMIFVPGRFRGHDYADMLHRVTATLDRPPEVVVVRGDAAGHTPYPVLFDDPPPGSLHTAAPDEVRMVMYTSGTTGRPKGVLHTHNSIHALICQIRDHWRVEPGDTFCVPSPIAHIGGSIYAFECPLLLGTTAVLMERWDADAAVALMTAQRCTHMAGATPFLEQLLAAAERADTRLPDLKVFICGGASVPPSLIRRATAFFTRAAVSRVYGSTEVPVTTVGALDDPEHAAETDGRPGIAEVRLVDGELRARGPQMLVGYLHPEDDLDSFDEDGFFRTGDLGRWDGRHLVVTGRAKDIIIRNGENISPKEIEDLLAGEVGIAEIAVVGVPDERTGERACAVIVPTERPGPDVADLSRVLRAHGVAPFKIPEQVAIWDSLPRNDAGKVLKHRIRSVLTTQKGQ
- a CDS encoding SDR family NAD(P)-dependent oxidoreductase, with the protein product MRVAIVTGASSGIGFGCATMLAEAGMAVLGTGRDEERLAELRVAVGDPDRIETLAVDLTADDGPQRVVAAAVERWGHVDVLVNNAGVGSPKPLHETDDETLDYFLGLMLRAPFRLARDVIPHMGSGSAIINVTSTFAVVGGLRGGAYSAAKGGLTALTTHIACQYGPQGIRCNAVAPGVTLTPMVAHRLDDERFRKINTEMTPYPRLGKVEDIAATVAFLCSEAGSFINGQTIVVDGGWSSTKYLSDFALSAEWVARP